A single window of Girardinichthys multiradiatus isolate DD_20200921_A chromosome 15, DD_fGirMul_XY1, whole genome shotgun sequence DNA harbors:
- the sec63 gene encoding translocation protein SEC63 homolog: MAGQQFQYDDSGNTFFYFLTSFVGLIVIPATYYLWPRDQNAEQLRLKSLRRVHGRCLWYRLRLMKSQQSIIPTLKKTALLFGWAVFLLLAYKVSKLDREYQEYNPYEVLNLDQGASVSEIKKQYRVLSLKYHPDKGGDEATFMRIAKAYAALTNEQSRQNWETYGNPDGPGATSFGIALPAWIVDQKNSMLVLLVYGLAFMVILPVVVGTWWYRSIRYSGDQILISTTQLFMHFMYKTPNMNMKRLTMVLTAAFEFDPRSNKEATIRPTDNIEVPQLIRELGNINVKKKEPPFCYPYSLKARVLVLSHLARMEVSEELEEDQRFVVRKSPALLQEMINVGCQLTMMANSRGGFHAPRLVTIENCMKLTQMIVQGLQESKSPLLQLPHFEEEHLRYCISKKYKVRTLQDLVSLKDSDRRSMLRFLGEEKYDEVMAVLGSFPHIIMDIKLQVLDDEDSNNITAGSIVTVTVTLTRKRMADMFEKEQEASICPGEEAANTEEAGESNKAKTKVWQNKNKGAKKTAKSKKKKLTKKKATPAPVKAKQANGNVAGNEVAAAASAAASAAKEEDDEASDKGSESDEGEANKDSPSERDEESDKQSDTEVDEGAGDDEEEWEALQQSIQRRERALLETKSKVTHPVYSLYFPEEKQEWWWLYIADRKDQTLVSMPYHVCTLKDSEEVELKFPAPSKTGNYQYSVILRSDSYLGLDQIKPLKLEVHEAKAIMDNHPQWDIPDTEEEDEEQEDSDGIEESDYEDEDND, encoded by the exons ATGGCCGGACAACAGTTCCAGTATGATGACAGCGGCAATACGTTTTTCTATTTCCTCACGTCCTTCGTCGGACTTATTGTGATCCCGGCCACATATTACCTGTGGCCGCGGGATCAGAACGCTG AGCAACTGCGTCTGAAGAGCCTGAGGAGGGTGCATGGGAGGTGTCTGTGGTATCGGCTCAGGTTGATGAAGTCACAGCAGAGCATCATCCCAACACTAAA AAAAACGGCCTTGCTGTTTGGGTGGGCTGTGTTCCTGCTGCTAGCCTACAAGGTGTCCAAGCTGGACAGGGAGTACCAGGAGTACAACCCATATGAAGTCCTTAACTTGGACCAG GGTGCGTCGGTGTCAGAAATTAAGAAGCAGTACCGTGTACTGTCTCTCAAGTACCACCCTGACAAAGGCGGTGATGAGGCCACATTCATGAGAATCGCCAAGGCCTATGCTGC TTTAACCAATGAACAATCGCGACAGAACTGGGAAACGTATGGTAACCCAGATGGACCAGGAG CCACCAGCTTTGGTATCGCCCTGCCTGCCTGGATCGTTGACCAGAAGAACTCCATGCTG GTGTTGTTGGTCTATGGCCTTGCCTTCATGGTCATCCTTCCTGTAGTCGTG GGCACATGGTGGTACCGCTCGATCCGATACAGTGGAGACCAGATCCTCATCAGCACCACGCagctttttatgcattttatgtACAAAACACCGAACATGAACATGAAAC GATTAACCATGGTGCTGACTGCAGCCTTTGAATTTGATCCTCGCAGCAATAAAGAAGCAACCATAAGACCCACAGACAACATCGAAGTGCCACAG TTGATCCGTGAGTTAGGGAATATCAATGTGAAGAAGAAGGAGCCTCCGTTCTGTTACCCATACAGTTTGAAGGCCAGGGTGTTGGTGCTTTCACATCTGGCCCGCATGGAGGTGTCAGAGGAGTTAGAGGAAG ATCAGAGATTTGTGGTGAGGAAAAGTCCAGCTCTCCTTCAGGAGATGATCAACGTGGGCTGTCAGCTCACCATGATGGCCAACAGCAGAGGAG GTTTCCACGCTCCCAGACTGGTCACCATTGAGAATTGTATGAAGCTGACCCAAATGATCGTGCAGGGCCTGCAGGAGTCCAAGTCACCGCTGCTGCAGCTGCCTCATTTCGAAGAGGAGCACCTCCGCTACTGCATTTCTAAGAAG TATAAGGTGCGGACCCTGCAGGACCTGGTGAGTCTGAAGGACTCGGACAGACGCAGCATGCTACGTTTCCTTGGGGAGGAGAAGTACGATGAGGTCATGGCTGTGCTTGGCAGCTTCCCTCATATCATCATGGACATCAAGCTGCAGG tcCTTGATGATGAGGACAGCAATAACATCACCGCAGGGTCAATCGTCACAGTAACCGTCACCTTAACCAGAAAGCGTATGGCA GATATGTTTGAGAAGGAACAGGAAGCTTCAATATGTCCTGGAGAAGAAGCTGCCAATACAGAGGAAGCA GGAGAGTCTAATAAAGCCAAAACTAAAGTGTGGCAGAACAAGAATAAAGGGGCCAAGAAGACCGCAAAGTCCAAGAAGAAGAAATTaacaaagaagaaagccacACCTGCTCCTGTTAAAGCCAAGCAGGCTAATGGCAACGTGGCAGGGAAT GAAGTGGCAGCTGCAGCATCAGCTGCAGCATCTGCAGCAAAAGAAGAAGATGACGAAGCTTCAGATAAAGGCAGCGAGTCAGATGAAGGCGAAGCCAACAAGGATTCCCCTAGCGAAAGAGACGAAGAAAGCGACAAACAAAGCGACACCGAGGTCGATGAGGGGGCTGGAGACGACGAGGAG GAGTGGGAGGCGCTGCAGCAGAGCATCCAACGGCGAGAGCGGGCGCTGCTGGAAACAAAGTCGAAGGTGACGCACCCCGTCTATAGCCTTTATTTCCCAGAAGAGAAGCAGGAGTGGTGGTGGCTGTACATCGCCGACCGCAAAGATCAGACGCTCGTCTCCATGCCCTACCACGTCTGCACACTAAAAGACTCAGAAGAG GTGGAGCTAAAGTTTCCAGCCCCTTCCAAAACAGGCAACTACCAGTACTCCGTCATCCTCCGTTCTGATTCCTACCTCGGCCTGGATCAGATCAAACCACTTAAG tTGGAAGTCCACGAGGCCAAGGCCATAATGGACAACCACCCGCAGTGGGACATCCCCGACACggaggaggaggacgaggaGCAGGAGGACAGCGACGGCATCGAGGAGAGCGACTACGAGGATGAGGACAATGACTGA